AagtacataaaagatttttttgttcAGTAAAATTCTGCAATATCGGTGTATAAATCATTTCTGTTGTGTAAGGTCTGCAGTTGTACTTAAAATTGTTAGGGGAATTAGAttgcaaaaaagtaaaatcacaaaaatactgaacaccgaggaaaattcaaaacggaaactgacaaaatcaaaagctcaaacacatcaaacgaatcgatagcaactgtcatattcctgacttggtacaggcgttttctaatgtctaatgtctaaacctctcacttatatgacagtcgcatcaaattccattatattgacaacgatgtgtgaccAAAACGAAGTACCAGCagccaacattgtgttataatcttattcaccataaaaacaaacaaatatgtaacaaagaatcaTAACAAGAAATATAGACCAAGCAGACTAAGATAAGATTTGAAAAATGATCATAGAACAAtatataacacaatgacgggatgtattagTACAGAGCCACTTcgtatgtatcaaagaaacacaaaaaagcataTTAACAAATCACattggcaaaaaatgaaaaacaagaatacaaaaattatcatagaataataacacaatgaggggggataggacctttatcggaactccgggatcgggtgtttttagactcgggatttcgggatttagccttttgggatccgggaattcATTTTTTGAATTTCgagatgtcgggatttaaatttatttaaaatcggGACTTCGGGACTTCGTAATTtcctcctaccccccccccccccccccccccccccacgcaCACATACAATGACGGAACATATAAGAAAAGAATCACGTAAAATGGATATAACCAAAAACAGACTAAATAGTAAAAGTAATATACATAGAGACAaataaaagattgattgattgttggttgcttaacgtccagtggcaaatatgacAAATAAAAGAGCTTGTTTATTATTCATGATATGTAGAAAAAGATGTGATTTTCTTCATTCAACAAAAGTTCCCCCATcctattttatcataaataattttaatagttaTATAAATTCGAAGGTCTGTTACAATTGTAGATTTGGCAGACTACCGTATAGCGAGTTATTTTCGCGGAGTGTaaaaagtgtacatgcaaagaTTTGAATCCGTCAAAATAATAGCCGCCAAAACATTTCGTATAcctttttcaatgaaaatcgcgaaattttaaaccagcgaaaataacccgctatacggtataacTACATTGCTTTTATTTGAAACAGTAACTGATACTCATGTATTATCCAAAATCTTATCTTTAACAAGTTGTCTTGTAATAGTCAAAAGCTTTTCTACCTCCTTTTGGGACTCGTGTTCATCATTGCATGTAAATATTCGATGATAAGTTGCATTTGGTAATGGCACAATCGGAGAAAAACAGGATCGGATTATGGCTATGGAAATTAACATATCCGTGGTCATCCGGcgttaaacaaatgttttttgtCAATTGATGCTAtcggacgtacgcgcaagcgcagactaCATATTGCAGATTTgaattacatgttttaacgttgttttctgtcagtttcattagaatggagataacaatattgtattttaagctccgacggcatcaattggggatttgatggtcgcaaatacccgtttactgtctccgctaacgcgtcgccagtaaacttaatttgcgaccatcaaatccccaattgataccgtcggagcttaaaatgcAATACAGTTATCTTCTAAACAATGGAGTCCGGAAACTTGTGATTGAAagatgtggttttttttcaaaatctgtaACTTGTGTTTTCCTATACTTTAGTAACTGATCGTTGATTTCATTTCTAAGGTTTAATTGCAAGAATCAACATTATTTCCGTTTTCGGTCTCTCAATCCTTTTTTACCCactttacatattttatattataaagctgtctcattggcaatcaaaccaaatAAAATCTTACAGGTTTTataaggacagacggacggacggacgaacggacggccGAACTGATGGACCTACAGACCAACGGACGcgcagactagaaaacataatgctacTATTGTAGGTGATACATAAAAACTAGGCAATTTCAACTTCATAATTATATTATACAAGTAAAGTTATTGCGATTTAATGATTTTAATACGTCTCTGTTTAATGGAGACAAAACAAACAACACTAAAAGATTTATTACAAACTGAAATCAAAAAGCAGTCACTGATGTATTTATTCAAGAATTGTCATGGGTTTTTTCACTGCTTCCTTTCGTTGTATTTCTTGTTTGCCGAAATTTCATCCTGAGACAGTCGTTGGAATGTAATGCCCACATGGAGGAAGTACATTTTGAGGCCAATTGCAAGTCTGAAGCTTAAAATCAAATACCAATCCTACAATAAtacaatatgtttttaatattaagATGATTTTCATTAAttctgtagattcattattattcgttggataccagttTTCGTTGATTTCGTAGGTATAgaggaaccacgaatttaaaagTTCAAAGGAACCCAAATGTTCGATAAGaatgtattatattgtatatgcggactttggcaaaaccacgaaacaaatattcataaaatgaaaatgggttcccacgaaaataaataaatccacagtacatTGAATactaatcgaaaataaaatgacaacgtcatggacacaaaaaaaaaaagagaaaaaaacaaacaaataatagtacacaagaaaataaTAATGGTTGAGTCtattaataatttttctaaaCAAAGGCGATATATGGTAGGCACTTGTCTTCCTTTGGAGACCAACGGCTGACCTCTATTTGCCTTATAAGATTTCCTTTGACTGCAAATTGTATCTCATTGAACATTTTGACTTTTTGGAAGTATGTAAAATGGACTCTTTATATAAGAGTTCGTGTTTGTTTTAACAACTTTCCGATTTTCAAGATGTGAGTGAAACAATTAAAGAGGAAAATATCCCTACCTCTTTAATTTATACATCTTATACAAAAAATTGACGGTTGTGTATCTTACAAGTGTAGAAAAACTTCAGTAATAAAATATGGTAGTCGTAACTATCACGAATTCAGTCAATCTTTTCTTGATTATTCTGGAAATTCTTCATGCATGAACCACATCAATTGCTCCTTAAAATACTTCATAAACTAGAATAATtattctatatcatgtatatcactAAGAAACACCGACATGCATGCACGTGTTTGGCTCATTAGATAATGATTTTTGTCTGTTTCGTATACTATAATcaacgaaaaaaatattctgacgTACCTGGAGTACAGGAATTGTGACCAAAGTAGGTTCCAAATTGACATGTGTAGTAGGTATGACAAGTATTAAATAAGTCGGGATATCTGGCATCTGGTTTGTTTGTACAGTCCTCTAACTTTCCACATGGTGGTCCTACATGTGCTGGCCTATAATTATTATTAAGCATTTCACGTTAATTTCATAATCTGTGTATTCTGACATTAAGTAAGTTACCCCCTACAAGATTTGCTGATctataaatattatttcattgataattgagtaagtaaacaaaatattgtattttgaTACTTAATAAAGTTTGCAATCATTTTATATTTAGTCCCCCAAAAAATCTTgtcaaaaaatcatgtaaatttcAAGCGGTCTGCTCGAAACTGTTTTCTCTTTAAACCTGATACAGGCTAGGACTTTGTGAATAATTGTTACTTACGCAATTTTTTGTTCggtaattgtatagttttattatttgatagGTTTGCATTATTGGTACAATGTACACATGAATACCAAGCTTTTGTTCGGTTgatgcagagacatatatacacatgtgtatatgtgTCTCTGGTTGATGTAAAGATTAAGCATTTAATTTAGATAGGTTTCACCTAATTAGTTACAATGTACTTACGTATCACAAGTTTTTGTTCGGTTATTGTACACTGTATTAGGGTCCGGTGGGTTTGGACAATTAGTTACCTTGGCAACACCACCTGTACATGTCAGATATGACCTGCAGCCTATCTCAAACACTCCATCACCTTTACCTACACAGTCTCCAGCAAAAACTGAAAAGAATTTAACCATTTACagtatttaaaaacattaaatgtCATATTGATTAAAATCGAATGCAaggaattgattgattgattgattgattgattgattgattgattgattcaagTTAAGCATCACGTTAACACATCTTGGCTACGACACAGCGAGCGATTTCATTTGAAAACTATATGACTTGGGATGGCTGTGTAGGAAATGACATTCTAGTATTTCGGAACATATCAAAACTATagttttattcattaatttttaattcaaacaatCCGATTGCAAAAAGCagtcaaatatataatatatagatatatgaagatgtggtattagtgccaatgagacaactctccatccaagtaatatttataaaagtaaaccattataggacaaggtacgtccttcaacacgcagccttggctcacaccgaacagcaggcTGTAAAGGGCCcaacaaattactagtgtaaaacccttcaaacgggaaaatcaacagtctaggtctaatctatataaaaaacgagaaacacttatgaactacataaccagacgacaaccactgaacttcaGATTCCGTTTATAGAGTTGCCAATCTCAAGCATTGTTTATCTCTGGTCGTAATCATGAACATCAAAAGCGTATTTTTATATCGACAAAggcatgaaaaaaataaaataaccgtAATTATTAAGCTACTGACTACTAGTATTTAAACCATAAAACTTCGCTTACCAGACACTggaataatcagaagaaaaatcgTATACAACATGGCTGTCTGGGAGTACGACAATATGTTAATGTATTATCTTTAAATGACCCAGGAAGTTCCCATACCGAATCTTATCTCTTGCAGAATTATGAAACATTGCAAGCGTCATGTCTGTATGTACTTACCTTAAAAACGTTATCATTAGTTTTTCAATAAAACAGTATTTTTCATGTATAAATGAGTAATTATActagtatttatttatttttttatttttttattttttttttttggggggggggggggggctttatagcttgctgtttggcgtgagccaaggctccgtattgaagaccgtactttgacctataatggttaacttttatagattttgacttggatggagagttgtctcttgatcttcttatatctatgaccTTATTTTCAAATGTGTTGTTTTTATCTAAAATAATGGCCAGATAGAGACATTCATAAAGGTTGacgggtatagaaatatggtatCGGCTGTGAAACCTGTGCTTCATGTATATGGGGGGGGGTCCGTTTGGCTGTGTTGGATTTATAAATAAGCAGTCGGGCCCAATCGGGATTAGACCGTTAAACCCATTATACCTCGTATAGCGAGTTTTATGCTACCTGCATATCAAAGAAACTTTATGTACCACCTCACTGAATGGTCCGTAGAGGCCTTTGCCGAGACCTATTtaatcattaaaattgagaatggaaatggggaatgtgccaaagagacaacaacccgacaatagaaaaaaaacaaaaacaaaacagcagAATTTATTGAGAGAGCTCTTCCTGAAATGTACGAAATATATTCAAAGTATATTTACATACCTGATTTCACTGACCATGCCGTCAAAATTAATTTGGGGGTCCGAAAGAAGCGACAATTTACATACATGTTTATatacattatttatatttacataaaattaCGCACATGTTTTGTTTTGGGTAAATAATGAACTTCAGAAAAAATTCTTTAACAACATTATGTTTAGTGCAGGTTTTCTGTCATTGTGTAACAGTTTTAGATAGGACTCATTGGGGGGAAAACAAAGAACTCttttttgtcagaaaacactgtcaaacatccaaacatattAGCCACACGGATCTGTGTCCACACTcatatatttcttaaaataaaaccCAAAACGCAAAAtgggaaaaaaaatcattatttaaggACAATTAATGTTTAAGAGTTGATTTCTAATTAGATTATCTTAATTAACTTATTTCTTGGTCATATATGGCTGATctattttcactaacattttttGCAAATCTATAATACTTTTTATCGGTCAAAAAACAAGTTTACAGTTAATTTATTTAATGACAATTTGTTACACCTGGGACCAGACTTACATGAATAACATTTCATCAGTCAAAAACAAGTTTACAGTTAACTTATTTAATTACAATTCGTTTGCATCTGGGACTATCACTAAGACTCACATGAATAATAATGTCTCTTGGTCCCATGTTGTCTAATCCTTCAtctaatttttaaattcaaagacTAATAGCTAggttattttaaaacaacaacattattttatttaaatacttaTTTTATTTCCTTACTATATGAATAAAAGTCTTTGGTGGGTGcactaaaataaacattttacgtTATGGTGTAGAAGTTATACCCTCAAGAGTGATCAGTAATGGATATCAATATTGTTACGTATTCACTAaacatataattttgtttacCGTATACATAGACGTTAcgcacgatattgcgtctcaaatggtaacgtatttttttttaacgttttacgTCGATTAATGATTATTGGGGATATGTTTTTATTTCGCTTGCTATTTTTGTTTTGCACatcaatatggatacttcttaATGTATAGTTGTACTGAATATACATGAAACATTTCCCACTGAAAGTATTAAagtaagcaacaaacaacaaaatatatcgtaCTTGCGTAATGCATGTATTAATCCAAACTCCGtacagtgatcgtttccgttccggaacCTTTTTCCTTTACTCCATCCATTAGTGTAGAGTAGTATTCGGGACCGTATGCGGATCGGAactggaactgccggggagtttggtataaatctatatgaaatgagaagatatatacggtatgatgagtaccaatgagacaactctctactgtagaccaattgacataaaacgtaaaaaaaaaatgcaatgtttCCAAATTAGATCCGAAAAGAAAGAAGATACATATTttgctttaatttaaaaagtttgacgGGACTTACAAGTTAGACGGGTCTTGTCATAAAACtcaattttctttctttaaaaacgGAACGATTAAATTAAGAAATGAAAGgattgtcagaaaaaaaagtttagttATATTCATCTTATATGTTTATAAGCTTTGTATGATAAGGAGAGGTATATAGCCACGCATCAggccgtatgagtattttgaaaaagtacgtaTACGGTTttagaccgtacgcgtacggtcgaaatactcatacggtctggaacatttacatatatatacaatattactGAAAATGCGTTCCTGTAACGACCAACGCTatattttggcaaaaacaaaaaGTGTTCATTATGGTCAGATTTAGGAAAATGTTTAGCGatcaaaatttataggttttaaaatacatgtataagattatatgatatttcgtttgtgtaaattatgctcaTAAAAGTACATAGATAGACCAAATCAAAATCGAATTTTTGCAGCACTCACACCtcatataaaaatgcaacggTTTCTGGCAAATGCCTTGCTAGATGTCCAATGTCGGACTTCGCCGCTTTTTACAAATAAACTGTCATTTGCGACgttatttattgaaatttcagATTTGTTGCATGCTAAATAATGCTTTTCCGTAATTGTTCTTTAACTCTACATAACAGCTAAATACTTTTTGATAATTTGCGTAGTCAATATgacttcgttttcaaagaaatgaaatgtcttgcaagtttgtccactggacAATTTTCATACGTTTTCAACATTGTCTATTCGGGACGCTATTTATATATGGTGAATTcctcagatagaattttcttgaTAGTCAGATGATATCAACAAGaccataaagtattaaaaaaaatccgatgactggggttgttcgtttagatgaggttcGGAAGTTgtgaaaaagttgtgtattacGATAGGATAAAACatcatcttttttcaaattttcaaattttggaaGCTTAACACGgcgatttttgtttatttctctACAACAAGATTCATATGTATAGAAAACTTGAAAGGAAAAATAAAATTGGGCCTGGTGCGTGGCTATATACCTCTCCTTATCAAACAAAGCTTATAAACATATAAGATGAATATAACTAACCTTTTtttcatgaccatatgcgtatactcatatggtccggaacagatataaattttatataactaaactgttatgattttatagaaaaactGTTTATTAGTTTGGACTGGTTGATTACACggtattgacgcaataacgtgcttaagggcatacgatacagttttgatgaaaatttccataaaggctattttttgcctgattaaattaaatatgtaatataaaatataccttcatgtgctactttttgagttaaatgaggtcgaaattttatatatttgcttaatattcggatttgtggccgtattttccctttcgaacgAAAAccataacatttttgttttaaaagataaacacaaattgttttttgttaaataatttgtaatttctgtattttatgagtatcctaaaaaaaattatgcattttttattcagaaataactcatttttatcaaatggtcatgaattgagaaaaaaacatatttgtttgctgtttatttatcaaaattaaaaaaattgcactataaACGTATTAACACTTTTGTTATTTAGCTGTActttgcctccgaatgaccttatcagttggaaagcaggtcacggtttgaccccaagtttatcagcaacaatagagtcacgtgaccgtgaaaattcagtaaaaaaaaggACGAGACAAACATCTTTTTTACTCAGTAaatactattgtcgtaataaaaaATTATTGACCCAACTAATCTTGAATATACATAGTTTTCACTCGTCAAAACTtacacatcaaatcaaagtcctttattctttattttatcttgaAACTTGGAGTTTGGGCgaaaattgtcaagtctcctgatcgaaaaatctaaatatttacgaggaaacaaaaaatgatgggctgaatttaaatttaataaagcatctcattaagaAAAACACTCGATATAAATATATCGGCAATAGAATgctggatacgcaaacgtcaagttATTTTCGATAcgaagcggtggtttttatgccgatttgtgcaagtggttatctccccttaaaatcACCAGTCAAAtataaaaacccagcaaaatgcataaaaaggagtttactttacaaaaattggaaagaaaaaaaacgaAACTCGATTTACAACTATgttataataatataaagaagagatacttCCCTATTTTTCAGAGAAGTACTAAATGTAataattaaaagacaaaatataagttaaaaaaaaaccaattcagaAATGTGGATAATGGAACCTAGATctacatgtaaaacaaaaaacCTAGCTATATTGAAATAAATTAGATCTGGCTGATGAAATATactttgtaatatttataattgtatatggGATCAAACATAgtagatttttattaaacatttctgataatatttaatgcaataaaacatatttcataCAATCTgaataatctttctgaaaattgatagaataatactgatcatttatattttatattctataaagtgaGACCAAGAGTCACAATAACTTTCTTCAAAGAAAGAGAGCCTTCAAACTGAAGCCTATGTAACtgtttcttagttgaacagtaaATTACTGCCTAGAAAATATCCTACAGAAAAGggttttataccaaaaatattggcagaaaattctgtaaaaatttaaaattttaagtgaaagtgacacaattttgaatttcaaaatcattattattgtaGAATTAAACTATCAGATTGGCTTGCACAGTAgccctttgtcttatttctcaTTATATAGATTATGaaagaaaacttttaaaaaaaaatggggctTCTTCTCTTCAGGTTGCTGTATCAACTGctgtattgtatatatattttacctgAATAATTGGAAATCTTGTGCATTTTACTTTAGTAATGTTCAATGATGattaaatttgacaagaatttgccaaataaattcaaatttgtaaGAACACATCTTT
The window above is part of the Mytilus edulis chromosome 6, xbMytEdul2.2, whole genome shotgun sequence genome. Proteins encoded here:
- the LOC139526577 gene encoding chondroitin proteoglycan 2-like is translated as MLYTIFLLIIPVSVFAGDCVGKGDGVFEIGCRSYLTCTGGVAKVTNCPNPPDPNTVYNNRTKTCDTPAHVGPPCGKLEDCTNKPDARYPDLFNTCHTYYTCQFGTYFGHNSCTPGLVFDFKLQTCNWPQNVLPPCGHYIPTTVSG